TAGTTCAAATTGGAATGGGAGAGAAAAGCATCACCATTCCTTCCTTTGCTGTGGTTCAAGGTTAAATACGGATCTAGCTGCTTCTTCACACGGAGATAATCACCTTTTTCATGCATCAAGATACTTTCCAATCACCTATAGTCACCCTACTTAAAATTACTCCCTTCCGTTACCGATTCAACCTCACGATGGGTTACGTCAAAACTGCTGAGGAGGTCGAGGCCTATGATTCCTTCTATACAAAGGTCAACTCCAATGTTCACGCTGTAGGTGCGGCCTTTGTGACGACAGAGGAATTCGCTCGCTCAGTGGTCCCACCCTGCTTCGAGATCCCATCTCCTCCCACAGGAAGCTTCTATGCTTGCACCAACTGTGAGGAGATCGATGGCGAACGGACCggcgaagacgaggaagctGGCGTTGTCGCCATCGACGTCCTGTACGAAGGCCGTCCCGGCAGCTACTCGCTTTCCGTCTTCGTTACTCGAGACCAGTCAATGGCTACGGGCCGTGAGGCCTGGTCCATGCCTAAGAAACTGGGCGAGGTGCATCTGATGGGCAATGGCCTGAAAGCAATCGTCATGGCTCAGCGCAAGGGCGCTGAGATGCGACTTGAGACCGTCCTCAAGGCTCCAGAGTTCTTCTCGTCCCCAGAGCCTACAACCTCTACCTTCTATGAGCTCAAGACGGGAATCAATGCTGCCGGTGGACTTCAGCACGCACCGGTCCTTATTGAATTCCAAGTGACTCAGAGGACCTACATGCATCAGGACGCCGATGTGAATAAGACCGAAATATTCCTCAAAGGAACTGACGATGATCCCCTACACACTGTACCTGTTCGCCAGATCACTTCGGCGTATTCGTCTGGCTTCATCATGAACACCAAGGTGTGCAGACAGGTCCAGCTAGCTACTGACGTTGATTACCGTCCCTACATGTATGGTCGATTCTTCGATGACTGGCCACGAACTGCtgcaaaggccaagaaggcccGGCAATCGCATCAACAGAACTAGTAGTGGCAATTTCAGTTGACGTGTCTTGGCCTGTTTGTTTGTTCAGTGACTGAGAAAGCATAGTCTGGGTGGTGACTGGAGGTCTTCTAGAAAACTTAGCTAGTAATCGAATATTTGATTCCTAGTCTTATGGCTATATGGGTTGAATTCATTGTTTTTACCTGGATGTTGTGCGCACGGATGAATTGAGAGCAACAGACTCTGCAGGCTAGTTATGAGACGGGTTCCTACGGAGTATCACAACAGTAGTGAGATGTCAATGTAATCCCATCCTTATCTTGAGCTTAACCCAACTAGGCCAGAGTGCGAGGTGACCCACCCTAGACATAGCGTGGCTTCTAGCCTCCAATGTATACCCATAGCGCCCCTTTAGTCAATCTACCCAACCCCCACCCCCAGGAAATGGGCCGTGATTGGGAATCTGGGGGTCCGGGGTAGCCGATCCCCCCTTGGCTGGCACATTGTTTGCCCCGAGCAATGATCTTGTGTCTTTCTTATCAGTCAACCGTTCCTGTCCCCTCGTCAGATTCCGTATTATAGTAGCAAAACCTATATGAGGCTCAAGTTCTTTACAGTTTATATAGAGTTGAATTTCTCCCACTTCCATATCAAACCAGCGTACTCGTCACCTTGTTCAATGATACCCATACAACCAATTTCTGGCATCCCGTCAACGTCTCGCTCGCATCTATGAACCGCACTTCATATCCCAGCATGTCTCAGCCAATATCTTTCGATCACGGCGCATCCCCAGATGTCGGACCAAACTTACCGAGCTTGTCAGAAGGGGGCAACAAAGATATCGATAACGTGAAGCGTATGAGCACCGAGAGCCATGCTTGCTCCAAGGAAATCGGCGACAGCGTCCAGGTCACCCTCGAGAAACGGTTCTCGTTCTGGTCTTTACTAGGCTACCAGCTCTCCGTCATGGCCTCTTGGTCCAACTACCTCGTCATAGCCGGCACGTTCGTCTATATTGGCGGGCCTGTTGCCATGATCTATGGCGCTCTTCTGGTGGGCTTCTTCCAATTCATGACCGCCATGTCCCTCTCTGAGCTGGCTTCAGCCTGGCCGCATGCAGGAGGTTCTCAGTTTTGGATCACTCAGTTGATGAGTCCCACCAGCTCTGGTCTCTTTAGCTATTTAACTGGATGGATGAATATTCTGGCCTACCTAACAGCTGGCGCTTCGGCAAATTTCGCTGGGGCGCAGACCGTCACGGCCCTTGTGACTATCCTCAATGGGTATGAGTGGCCCCGTTATCAGGTCTTTCTTGTTTATTGCGCCATGTGCCTACTCGACATACCCATCAATGTGTTTCCCAAGTACTATTCGGCCTTCAACATAGCCTCACTTGTATGTCTCATGGTATTTTTAGTCATCACCATTGCTGTCTGGGCGTCCGATTTCCAACATCAATCGGCCCAGTACGTCTTCACCAAGTTTATCAACAGCTCGGGATGGAAAGATTCTGGTATGGCCTTCCTGATATCGCTTACTCAGACTACATATGCCGCCACCGGTCTTGATGCGGTAGTGCATCTTTCGGAAGAGACCCATGATCCAAAAAGAACTATCCCTCTAGTCCTGACTACCTCGGTTGCTATTTCGACTCTCATGTCATTCGGATTCGCCAtctttcttgtcttcaagATGGGCGATTTCTCGGACCTGGTGGACTTGTCTCTGGGACAAGTCTATCTAGAGCTCTACACCGACTCTATCGGGTTCGGCGCTGGACTAGCTGTGGCGACAACCATCATGACCCTGCTCGCTATTTTTGTTGCCTCACAGATCCTGACGGGCTCATCACGTCTCATCTGGGCCATGGCGCGGCAACAGGGAGTCCCCTTTTCTAATTATTTTTCTCATATAAACCAAGATTTCAAAGTCCCGATACGTTCTTTTGTTGCTTCATTTGTGGTCACTATACTTCTGGGTCTGCTTTATCTCGCAGGCGATTTGGCATGGAACGCTATTGCATCCAGTGTCACGATCGCATATCAGCTAGTATTTACTACACCTATCGTGGTTCTACTCTGTCGCGGCCGAGCTAGACTGCCGACGAGATACTTTGATGTTGGAAGGGTCCCATTTATCGGATACTCAATTAATGTGCTGACTGTGCTGTGGGGAATCTTTATCAGTGTGATTTCCATCTTTCCAATTACTCTACCAGTAACTGGGGATACTATGAACTATGCAGTTGTTGTGTTTGGCATATGGGGGATCATTGTGGGTATTTACTGGTCTACTCATGGGCATCGGAAATTCATGTCGACGGTGGTTCTTTGACACTCGCCTACACAAGCTGGTCTTTTGTGCAAGATAGCTCCTAGATAGATTCTGGCCTTTCAGGATATTGACTTTCCTATATATTTCTACTTTGGTGTGACTATCTTTGCCGTGTTCCTATCTCTGTTGATTTAATTCAATTGATTATCGCACACGCATAACGGGGTCGCTTTCTTCTCACTACTAACCTAACCACTCCCGGATTCACATTTGCTTGCCATCTTTGGTTAGCACAGTGTGAAGTTGCCTCACAAAACAGATACTGTAGATCGGCCACCTGATGGCGCTAGTCAGGTGGAGCTAGTTCTTATCACTGTCCGGCTTTCTGGTGCCCTCGCTCCCCACGCATTTAATCCCTTGCAATTAATCATCTGTCGTCCCATAATAATTCACAACCTTCTACTGAAAGACCTACCTTACGTCACTCAATCGCGCAAGCTTCCGTGGCCGTAGGCAAAGCGCTCAGTAAAGCATATAGTCAGCTCTCTTGTGAATTGGATAATCCGCTAGCCACAAACAATCTGTGTCACAACGTTGTTCCCAAGTTCAACGAGCCAAGATCCTAATGCGGACCAGGACGCTCAAGCAGCGAACAGGCTGCGAGCAGTGCAAGCGTCGCAAAGTCAAATGTGACGAGAGGAAGCCTGTTTGCTCTCGTTGCACACTCAGAGGGGAGCCTTGTACAGGCAACTTCAGCATCGACATTTGGCAGATTGAGCGACCCTGGGCGTTCTCGGGAGGTATCGCTCCGGGCCCTGGCCCGGCCTCGGAGGATGATATACTCAGGCATTGGTACACCAACGCTTGCCTGCTTATGGCAATGCTCCCTCCGCCAGCCAACCCCTTGTCATACCCTTTGAAACGCCTGCTCCAGCGATCTCGAGCCTTGCGTCACGCCGTACAGAGCGTGTCTTACGCCCACCGCAGCGAATTCTCCGCAGACTCTTCTGGATCGGCAATAGCCTTGCAAGAGAGGAATCTTGCCATTGTCTCGCTTCAATGGGAGATTAAACGCATTCAGTCTAAAACAAATCCAGGGCCACTCATGCATACTCTGATGCTCACTTCACTCATTCTTTGCGTCTCGTCAGCATGGCTGGATTCTTCAGATACTGAGTATGGCAAGGAGTTCCTCCTTGGTGCCTCCAGTATTGTTCCGGCTTTCTCGCGTGGCGAGCCCCAAGACGAATTCTCATTCTACATCGCTGGGCTCCACCTGTACtgcagcttcttctcatcatacCTACTTCCTTTGGCACATCAGAGCCAGCATCAGCAGAGTGTCGATTCTATGGCCGCATTCATCGCCAAAAGGCCCCCCAAATCTCCTTGCCATCCTGTCGTTGGAATAGCCTCTTCGCTTTTCCCTGTCTTGACAAAGATCGGCCACTACTTCCGTCGAGTGGTTGAGTCAAGAGAGTTCTCCCAAGAGACGACCAATGATCTGAGACGAGAATTACTTGACTGCAGTCCAAGAGACGCCGGCAATTCCATTTATCTCACACGACTGGCTGAATGCTATCGAAATCTTGGTGATATAATACTCTATCAAGCGCAGCGCGTctgtgatgagcttgatgcgGTCAACGACAtaatcttcttcaacaaagTCTTGGAAGTAATCGAACTGATAGAGAGCATTCCAGCAAATGACCCTCTAATCAACACTCTAGGCCCAATGCTTCTCATTGCCGGTTCTGAGCTGCCGCCACAGTACGAGAAGCAAAGGGCAGTAGTCCGGCAAGCCAGTACACGCTTAGTCTCTTTTACTAAGATCCACACCTACGAGAAAAGCATCGAACTCGTCGAAAAAGTATGGATTCTACGTAGTGAGAGAAGGCCAGTATCATGGCTTGAAGTTATGTTAGAACAGGGACTCTTACTAGGGTTAGCATAGTGATATACTTATgaggtatatatatagaagatattatatatcaCTAAAGATCCTATATCCtaactttatatttattatagcaAGTTGATTTATAATTacaaataaatatatttatatttttaatttagtatatactTAAGTGTTATGGCCCCGGTAAGTATTAGACAGTGTATTAGCTGTCCCTAGTAGGTAGATCAAATCCTTTCCAGATTAAAAGTTTAAATCAGGCTCAATGAATCGGCCGTTTACACGGTCAAGGACTTGCGACAGTCAACTATGTGATAAGAGACGCTAGTATTGACTTCTTTAGGAATATTATTCAGACACCCATGCATAAATCTGCTGTTTTCTTTCATTATCAATGCCCCGTTTATAATGCTCCTCTAAACTGTCTTAAAAGACACCTGAACACTAGACGGTGTTGCTTGCTTTTCTGACCCACTGAACCATGACCTTGCCTTCGCAGTCGGAAACCAGCGCGTGAAAATGGGCTTTAGGCATGGCAGACAAGCACATATAACACCGGCCCAAGGCTCGAGAATGCTGTTTAGCCGTTAGACATAAGGACGAGGCTCAGGCCTTTCCCCGAGAAGTTCACATACCTCCATAGAAGCCCATAGCCCAGACTATACGTAAAGTCCAAATCCTCGTCGACCTTTACTGTTGAAACCAGTCGAAAGATGCTGACGATAAGCACGCTTGGCAGGGTTAGTACTTTCCCCCATGGAAGAAAAGGGCCGGGAGATTCTTACAAACCGCCAGCCATCAAAATAAGAGCAATTCCAATCTTGCGACTCAGTGGCACTTTCATAGGATGCAGTAGCCAGAATGGCAGCAAGAGTAGAATTAGGTCGCTCACAGAGTTTATAACGGCCGATGCTGTGTATATATCCACGATAGCTTGGCAATTTCCACCTTCATAAGCTGGACAGCGGTATGCAATGGCCGCAATGGTGTGAAATATGCAGTTGGCCACAACGATGAATAACACGACGTAGGCGCACATGATGAAGTGCATGTCAACGGTAAATCTGAGATAGAACATCAAGACTGAGGCTTTGGTGAAGACGGTTGCTAGGTTGTAAGCCGGTATGCCAGCCCACTTTGCGTTCTAGACAAGATGCCAAATCAGTGATGCAGCTCGGATGATGGCTTGAAGATCTCACTTCTAATAAGATGTAAAGACCTCTGGGATCGACATCTTTGATGCATGTACCTGCACCGAGTCGCGCATCTTTTATTGTCAGTTTTGATCGTTAAATCTCGCTCGTAGAAACCTACTTATCGCAGCGCTGATAGATCCCAGTGTCGCAAACACCTATTCCGTCACATCAGTCGTGATCGTCGAGAGATCGAGGCCAAACCTACTGCTGCGGTTATTATAAGTGCTGAGAAGGTGTCAGTCTATGCATCTATGAGGATTGTGCGCCCACTGACTGTCATCGAGGTGCCATCTGTTTATAACTCTCTTGCTTATCCAGATCCGCAACGCGACAATGGATAAGCCCAGTACAGCCAATATTATCGCAGCATTGAACAACCGTGAGCTTTGACCGCCCGTGTGAGAGAACAATCCTTTTGCAATTATAACTGGGCCGTCGTGAGGTTCGTGGATATCGGTTTCTGCCATCTTGGGTGAGATGCGCGCAGCGACTTGTCTCACGTGGGATGCGTCGTGGTGTTGAATTTTGAAGGTTTTCTGGGAGCTCGTTTTGTCGGCATTATTGGTACATGTCGTACTTGAGATTGTCATCGAAGAGAGAGGAAGTTTTCGAGGTTAAGATTGGGCAATGATGACAATGATAAAGCCCGTCCGTATGCGGTGGACTTGTATCAGTAAGCATACCAATTTGGCCCATTTTAAAGGTTATTCTGATCTAGATTGGCTCTTTGAGTCTTTGGTGCCGGGCTATCAACGCCATCATTACTTAGTCACTGGACAAATTTCACGTCAGACTCGATGCGAACACTGGCTGGAATGCGTCCGGTTACACTTTTCCCTCTCTAGCTTCGATCCCAGAATCTTCATAATACATAGGGGCAATCTTCCAGCAGTACAACAGCTAAAAATTATCAATTATAAATGATTAATGAGTCTTGCTACTGTTGTTGTTTAAGTAACAGAGGACCTCGGTGAACGGGATGTTCTCTCCAAGGCTACCAGCTCTGCGATCGTTACATTGCATCATGAGAGGAACCCTTTTATTGAGTGACAGGGCTATTCTTCTATGTAGATGCCGCCGGCCGCGATATGTCTCAAAGGACGTGGCTAAATCTGATGACCCTTGGCTAGATTTATGGTGGAAGATACCTGACTCAATGCAATGGGGCATCGGTGAGCGTACTGAATCAAGAAACTGGCTAACCCTGCTCTGCTTAAACATGCCGGTATCCCCCAATCGTAATATACATGTAATTATTCGTAGCCCAATCGCGGCACGAACGTCCTCCATTCCAAGCCACACTGCTGTGATTGTCAATCACTTCTCGACCTCATCATGCTTCAACCCAGCATCTTTCGCCTTGCTATCCGCAAGCTCACACAAAAACCTCCACTCCTCACCACTAACTTTACTCACACTCAACCTCGACTGCTTGAGCAGCTGCATCATCTCCAGAGGCCCACCAGGCTTTCCCAGCTCACGAAGCTCCTTCAGACCAATCGGCACAGCGAACTTCTTTCTGAACTCGACGTGCACAAGGTCCCAGATGGGTTTCTCTTTGGTGGACTTGGGATCGTAGTATGGTGCGCCTGGTCGGCGGGCGGATCCTGGTGATGTTAGATGGGGGACATGGGGTGGGGAGGGATGGGGAACTTGCTGTCTTCGGAGAATTCTTTGACAATTTCCATTATGCCGACGATGCCGGGTTCTTTGCAGTTGCTGGCGTAGAAGAAGGCGAGATCACCGGCGTTCATGTTTCTCATGTTATTCCGAGCTACTGAGCGTCAGTCTCATCCCATAACATCCACCAAGCACGGCTTCCTACCTGCGTATGCTCGAATGCCTGTATCAAAGTTAGTCACTGAGATATCTCTTACCATTTGAGAACATACCATCCCATCCTTCAGGCTCTGTCTTTGCCTTCAAGTCATCAATGGAAAacttgacatcaacaccattctCAATGCGAGTCTCGGGCTCAGCTTTCATAAGCCAGTACCACTGGCCATCATGCTTCGGAGCATCAGGGTTCACCGTCGGGATGGAGTCGATATCGGGATCTTCAGAGACACCACGAGAGCTGGACTGAGCAGgctcctttttcttgtctGCCTTCTTCACCTTTGACACATCTGGCTCCTCAGTCTTTGACGGCTTTGCCGGTGCTTTGAGCTTCTCTTGTTTCTTTGCATTGGCTACCTTGGCAGCCTTCTTTGGCGGGCTTGCTTTGGCTGAGGGAGGCGCTTCAGGCTCAGGATTTCCTTTGGCAGCTTGCCGAAGAGATCTTCGCTTGGGCGCAGCTTCCTCTGAAGCGTCGGCGGTAGGCGCACTTCTTTTTCGAGGTGGCATGGTGGGCTGTGAGTGTGTTGAGATTGGCTTCATTGAAAGCCTGAACGCGCGACGCGTCTGAGTTGAGGCTTGAGGTCTCAACACAGCCACAGCCTGCGCCACATTATCAAACACCGCGCTGCACCGCGAACAAGCCAAGGTGTCAGTCAAGAGACAGCAATAATGCTACTGGAGCTTCCAAGtaaattatacttatagaaTGACAGAAGATAAGCATGAcaacttatttatttattttttgTCTTGGTCGCTTCTCAAGCTAGACCTCACTACTATTATACCTGTCTACTCCCCGCATAATCACAAATGGGACGAAATGGCTAGACACTTAAATACACCTACCATtgaatcatcatcaaaacTTAACAAATAAAAACTGGAGAACTTGGAAATCTTTAAGCGTATTTAGTCTCCATTCCTCATAGTCGTGACATCATTTACACTGGAACATATTTCCTCAACCAATCCTCCATCACCCCCGTCGCAGGGTAAGTCCCATCCCccagcctcaacaacatcgcAACATGCCCTTCAAACCCCTCCCCCTCAAAAACACGCAACTCAACATCCGTCCCCGCCGCCTTCAACGCCACAGCCAACTCAGCCGCCTGACGGATCCCTCCCTTCCTCTGACAATGCAACAGCAAAAAAGCTCCAGCGTTTGGTGCAGCTGCGTGATGTGTCGGCGACATGTCCTGCAATCGCTCCGGGTCATCGCTGAGCCCTTTGAtcatgttggtgatgatgggtCCTGTACTATCGGAGAATTCTGCTAGAGCGTTGTAGTTTGACCCGTCGAGAGCGATGACGCCTTTTAGAACGTCGATGCTAAATCCGGCTTTTTGAGCATAGCTTGGGTCGGTGCCTAGTAATGTAACGACATGTGCTCCTGAGCTATGGCCCATGAGAACTATCCTCTCTGGATCAATGTTGAGCTCTTCAGCATGCTTGATCAGGTATGCCACCGAGTCAGCAATCTCTTGCACCTGCTCCTTAACAGTAATTTCCGGGATGAGCGTGAAGTTGATTGATGCAAAGGCGTAGCCAAGGTCGTTCAAGTAGCTGACTTTCTTTGAGCCAGTTGAATCGAGATAAGTACCGATTGTCCAACTCCCACCGTGGACGTACACGATGACAGGACTCTTGGTGGCACTTGAAGTCGGTTTCCAGAGACGAAGGCGTTGAGCTTCTCTTTTTCCGTAAACAATGTCTGTTCCGCCTTGAGGAACATCCGAATGCATTTCGGATATGAGATCATGTACTGTTTCCatgttgatatcatcgtTGGTGTCTTTGTATATAGAAATACCGGTGACTTCGCGTCCTCGCGCGGCCAAGTCATAGGGAGTCAACTCCGAAGTGCTGGGTACATCTGAAGAAGCCATTGCTAATATCGTTGGAGTTCAAGATGAAAAGGTTCGTGATTGAAGTTTGTGAAGAAAACAAAGGTCATTTTCATTGCGCAAGCCAATCTATTCATAGTATTCCCCTTTCTCCACTTTCTTCATGGTCTGCATAACATCGCAACGTAAGAAATCCAGCAGCCTAGATAATTCAGATGTCTGGTCAGGCAGACGCATAAAACCAACAAAAGGTCCTGCTGCTAGCTTCCAGATTCGGTGTGGTCTGAAGCGATTGCCAGTAGCCTATCTCAGTCCAGTTGCCGTATACCCGGGGTCCCTGAAAGAAATAAATCCTCCAAAACGAAGGCGTCAATTTAGCCTAATCCATGCACGATAAGAATCTCCAGCGCGTATAAAACCAATGGCGTGACATATTTTCATATCGGCCCGGCATCAATAACAAAATAATCCATCAACCAATTTTCATAAATCCGACTAACTCCAATCATGTTTATTTTCATCATAGACCCATCGGCTCATCTTTTTTTAGCCCTGCGTCATCAGGATGGTCTCAGTAAACTCAATAACAGAACGAAGCTGCTGTAACTGCCCACCCTCGAGCAACATGAACTCTTGATGATTATGAATCATCTCCTGCGAAAAGTCACATCCATCCTCTCCCGGTTTcgcatcaacaccaagctcatcCTGAAAGTCTTGTAAATGCGACGAAATGTCGCTCAAGACATCTGGATCTAGTGTCATGAATTGAGCATACGACATGGTCTTGCTTGAAGATGGCCCTATATCTGACTCAATCCAATCTGAAGGGTTGTTGGTGAGCACGTTTGAGATGGTTGTGGTGATGCGCTTTAGTGATTTGAAGATTAATGGATCCGTCACGTTTGGCGATGGGTGCGAGTCTTTTAGTCTGGAGAGGAAGACGTTTATCATGACGAAGTGGTCTTTCATGGCGTAGAGCTCGTCGCGGATTTGGCGGACTTTGGGGTTCGGTGGCTGGTGTGGCTTTTTGTGAGGTCGATCGGGTAGTGCTGCCGGAGGGAAACCCATGTGCTTGGTTCTGAACTCGTCAAAGTCCCTAGAGCACGCCCATCAGCTTCGGAAGATATGTACATGGAGGAGGTTTAACTCACGCTTTCAGAATGGGCAGAAATTCTGCAAATAGATCTCGAATATCCTCCAACACCTCGAGACAGCGAGCTAGCTCCAAGTTAGCATGCAGAGGGATATCTGCAGCTGTCAAGGGCCTGCCAAGATCTGCTGGTGGAACAAGACTTGAAAGAGTATTGTGTGTTTTCAGAACAACTTCCTTCAGCTCCGACATGGCTTCCCATGTGTCGGGATTTAGTGGAATGTCTATCAAGGCCATGCTGGAGCCCTTGGAAGCCCAGTGTTGAGCGTAGACCTCGAGCATCTTGCCAAGGTCTGTTGTTTGCGTGCAGAGCTGTTCGCATGTCGAGCGGATCAGACTCATTGTAGAGATCAGATTTCCTCCGATGTCTTTTGCGAGTTTGGCAGCTGCGTCGAGAGATGCGGTGGCGTCTTGGCAGGCCTTGTGATAGTCGCTGGGATTCGGGTAGGAGTGCAAATCACCAGGTGCACTGGTTTCCACGTCTTGGTTCTGCCCATTGTATAGCGtctcaagctgctgctgctgctgctgttgttgttgttgttgaaaTGCTGGAAATGACTCAACAGCGGGATCCTTTGGGCGATATGGGAGTAGGGTGCGTGATGGTGGATTGGATGGATCGACATAGATCCTCGCGTTGGGATCTTGCGCGGGGAATAATTGCTGTTCCTGAATGACCCTGGACAGCTCGAGGGCGTTATCTTTCGGGCGCAATGGGAGTTGCGACTGTGATGTGGGATTTGATGGGCCAGCGTGGGATGACACGACAACTTGCGTCGTTGGTGCAGGGGTCTCTTGCGGGGAAGATGAGGACGGGGATGGAGACGATGGACGTGAATCCATCGAAATGACAGACGCAGCGCTATCGACTTCAAGCCAGTCGTCGGCAATCGAATCTCGACGATTTTCTGACATTTTGGTGATGAAAAACTCTTATAAATTGATACAAGGTGATGGAATTTTGATGAGTTTTGAAGGGGAGGATGATCGGGGTTGAAAAAAGAGTGTTGCCTTTCAGCCTGGATTAGGCAGACGTCCTCGGTTGCATAGAGGCTGCAGTGGTCAGCCCTGTAAGGCTCAGTCAAGCGATTAGGTCAGCATTTTCTGTGTGTCATCTTTGGAGACGAAACCCAATTTGGGATATAACATTGATTGAACAGACACTATTCGTCAAGGCATATCCTACATTTCGATACTGCCAATGAATGGTAGCATTGAGCGAATGGATGAGTCAGAAATGGAGTCATCTCCAAACCGTCGTACCAGGACCGGCCGACTTATGCCATTTGCGGAAATGATTGGCCGGTTCAAGATGAATATGCTTCATTATCCAAGACTGGAGCAATATCGTTGGGTAGACGTCAAGCCTTCAGAAGGCCGATGCGCCAGCGACGGTTTCCAGCGTCTGTAATACTGGTAGCGCGTCGTCGGTCGGGATTTAACATTAGTCTCGTTTGGGGTCCATCGGCTAATTGATAGCGCGAAACTTACGAGAATCCCGTTTTAGCACCTCTAGACCAGCACTACATTTCTCGGTAACAATTGTTGTCATTGTAAGTTGCTTCTTTGCCTATTGGGCATTGCCATGATCCGTACGACATTGGGTGGTGTTGTGGCTTGCGGGGTAAGCCAGCCCAAAGAGGCTCTCACCTCCTGAACTCAAAACGAGACCGAGCGCATAATGAGCTTCATCCATCACCCAAAATAAACTCCAAATAACAGAGTTCTGTCCTCTTGACGCCACCAGAATGTCAGGCCTTGAGCCACTAGCGGCATTGGGCTTTGTTTACAACGTTGTTCAATAAGTCGAAGTTGGTCTCAAAACGGCGACGCTCGGCAAGAATGCCTACTGTACGGGTGAGCCTGATCCAGAGCTCAGCATCTACGCCCCGGAGCCTCGCCATCACCGTTTCAACTGTCCCATGCAAATTAGTTTCAAGGGCTTTTTGTGTTCTCTTGTTTACCAACTGTTGTCTTTAGATAAGGAGCATGCCATAGGCTGTCTACAGCAAGACCCCAA
This genomic stretch from Fusarium oxysporum f. sp. lycopersici 4287 chromosome 2, whole genome shotgun sequence harbors:
- a CDS encoding acetoacetate decarboxylase, with protein sequence MGYVKTAEEVEAYDSFYTKVNSNVHAVGAAFVTTEEFARSVVPPCFEIPSPPTGSFYACTNCEEIDGERTGEDEEAGVVAIDVLYEGRPGSYSLSVFVTRDQSMATGREAWSMPKKLGEVHLMGNGLKAIVMAQRKGAEMRLETVLKAPEFFSSPEPTTSTFYELKTGINAAGGLQHAPVLIEFQVTQRTYMHQDADVNKTEIFLKGTDDDPLHTVPVRQITSAYSSGFIMNTKVCRQVQLATDVDYRPYMYGRFFDDWPRTAAKAKKARQSHQQN